In a genomic window of Erigeron canadensis isolate Cc75 chromosome 5, C_canadensis_v1, whole genome shotgun sequence:
- the LOC122601667 gene encoding probable leucine-rich repeat receptor-like protein kinase At1g35710: MSCNISSNNITSSIHQMVLLTEIFMMLLFIMLSKTSATDDFNITSLERKALLATKWWPGHLNASYHCRDWNEITCNEAGSVVSIEIFDPIYGSSDEGPHDLRSLDFSAFPNLGSLFIQSFRLEGSIPEEIGLLSNLSVLSLAGNRLTGTLPVSLTNLAHLEHLDLAGNNFSGNIPVSLTNLTHLRYLYLSGNNFSGNIPVSLTNLAHLEILALSSNNFSGNIPVSLANLTHLEYLYLSGNQLIGPIPPSFGSMVNLTVLDLSTNHLNASIPQELSNLQYLEVLNLGDNFLHGPIPIISFRNLSKLKFLNLGMNRISGPIPLGLANLTYLDSLDLNHNYLEGPLPQESEKLSKLSYLDLSFNNLSGNVMKFQDPCNLRHLDLSNNLLTGGITTPHVCNFLNYLDLSSNNLVGEISTLDFYNFLTHINFSNNHLTGIIPDNLENQYVDIDLSNNDFTRKSTQKNNKHIVYLDIFLPLFFGISFLMICCVLYRRKKVPTEKIHIETIKHGDVCSILNYDGTIAYEDFITATEDFDLKYCIGTGGYGSIYEAKLPSGRVFALKKLHRFEAEQPAFDQSFKNEVQMLTNLRHKNIVKLYGFCLHNKCNFLVYEYMEKGSLFCALSNSEFAVQLDWINRVNIVKQVAHALAYMHHDCIPPIIHRDISSNNILLNSEMEGFVADFGAARLLDCDSSNQTVVAGTLGYIAPELAFSMIVTEKCDVYSFGVVALETICGKHPGDLLSSLNRSNGQDILLDDVLDPRLPYPTDQLIRTDIARVFQLAWACILTDPKSRRTMKIISQEFSR; encoded by the exons ATGTCTTGTAATATTTCCTCCAATAATATTACTTCTTCCATTCATCAGATGGTTCTTCTTACTGAAATATTTATGATGCTCCTGTTTATTATGTTATCCAAAACAAGTGCTACTGATGATTTTAACATTACTTCGTTAGAGAGAAAAGCTTTGCTTGCAACTAAATGGTGGCCGGGGCATTTAAATGCTTCATATCATTGTAGAGATTGGAATGAAATCACATGCAATGAAGCAGGAAGTGTAGTTTCTATAGAGATCTTCGACCCCATTTATGGTTCCTCTGATGAAGGTCCACATGATCTGCGAAGCCTAGACTTTTCTGCATTTCCTAACCTTGGTAGCCTTTTCATTCAAAGCTTTAGGCTTGAAGGAAGCATTCCAGAGGAGATTGGTTTGCTATCAAATCTGAGCGTGCTCTCACTTGCAGGGAATCGCCTCACTGGTACGTTACCTGTTTCACTCACCAATCTCGCCCATTTAGAACACCTCGATCTTGCTGGTAACAATTTCAGTGGTAACATACCTGTTTCACTCACCAATCTCACCCATTTAAGATACCTTTATCTTTCTGGTAACAATTTCAGTGGTAACATACCTGTTTCACTCACCAATCTCGCCCATTTAGAAATCCTTGCTCTTTCTAGCAACAATTTCAGTGGTAACATACCTGTTTCACTCGCCAATCTCACCCATTTAGAATACCTTTATCTCAGTGGAAACCAACTTATTGGTCCAATCCCACCATCTTTTGGTTCCATGGTAAATCTCACAGTCCTTGACTTGAGCACAAATCACTTGAATGCATCTATCCCACAGGAACTAAGTAACTTGCAATACTTAGAAGTGCTGAACCTGGGCGACAACTTTCTTCATGGCCCAATCCCTATTATAAGTTTTCGTAATCTTAGCAAACTGAAATTTTTAAACCTCGGCATGAACCGCATCAGTGGCCCCATCCCTCTAGGATTAGCAAATTTGACCTACTTAGATTCTCTCGACCTTAATCATAACTATCTTGAGGGTCCTCTTCCTCAAGAATCTGAAAAGCTGTCAAAACTTTCTTATCTTGATCTTTCATTTAACAATCTTTCAGGAAACGTCATGAAGTTTCAAGATCCATGTAATCTGAGACATTTAGACCTATCTAATAATCTTTTGACTGGAGGCATCACAACACCACATGTTTGCAATTTTTTAAACTATCTGGACCTTAGTAGTAATAATTTAGTAGGAGAGATATCAACTTTAGATTTCTACAATTTTCTCACACACattaatttttctaacaatcatctCACAGGGATCATTCCTGATAATCTAGAAAACCAGTACGTAGATATTGACTTATCAAACAATGACTTCACTCGAAAATCTACCCAAAAAAACAACAAGCACATTGTCTATTTGGACATTTTTCTTCCTCTCTTCTTTGGAATTAGCTTCTTAATGATTTGTTGTGTGCTTTACCGTCGTAAAAAGGTTCCCACAGAGAAAATTCATATTGAAACGATAAAACATGGAGATGTGTGCTCCATATTGAACTACGATGGAACAATTGCATACGAAGACTTCATCACGGCTACAGAGGACTTTGACCTCAAATACTGCATTGGAACCGGTGGATATGGCAGTATTTATGAAGCCAAACTGCCTAGTGGTAGGGTATTTGCTTTAAAAAAACTCCATCGGTTTGAAGCAGAGCAGCCAGCATTTGACCAAAGTTTTAAGAATGAGGTCCAAATGTTAACCAACCTAAGGCACAAAAACATTGTCAAACTGTATGGTTTTTGTTTACATAACAAATGCAACTTCCTTGTTTATGAATATATGGAAAAGGGTAGCTTGTTTTGCGCTCTGAGTAACAGTGAATTTGCCGTCCAATTGGATTGGATCAACAGGGTGAACATTGTCAAACAGGTAGCTCATGCCTTGGcatatatgcatcatgattgtatACCACCAATCATTCATAGAGACATATCAAGCAACAACATTCTATTGAACTCCGAGATGGAAGGATTTGTCGCCGATTTTGGAGCAGCGAGATTGCTCGACTGTGATTCGTCCAACCAAACGGTTGTAGCTGGAACCTTGGGATACATTGCTCCAG AACTTGCGTTTAGCATGATTGTGACAGAGAAATGTGACGTGTATAGCTTTGGGGTGGTGGCACTTGAAACAATTTGCGGAAAGCATCCCGGGGATCTCCTGTCGTCTTTAAACCGTTCTAATGGGCAAGATATATTATTGGACGATGTATTGGACCCACGACTGCCTTACCCAACTGACCAGCTGATCCGAACGGATATTGCTCGTGTTTTTCAACTAGCATGGGCATGCATTCTCACAGATCCGAAGTCCCGTCGCACAATGAAAATCATTTCACAAGAATTTTCACGTTAA
- the LOC122598838 gene encoding putative F-box/LRR-repeat protein 23, with translation MADRNSLAVAIGKNLPELRHLELIGNSMTNTGLKAILDGCLHLDSFDLRQCLYIDLKGDLGKRCSEQIKHLKLPHDALDGFQHLDENVDVPYDVTSESEIHSDGYDDPFYHGVDYEDSDDDYDEGDDLANLLMLNEAIAFMAMCK, from the coding sequence ATGGCTGACAGGAATTCGTTAGCTGTAGCAATTGGGAAAAACCTTCCTGAGTTAAGGCATCTTGAACTCATTGGAAATTCCATGACAAATACTGGGTTGAAGGCGATTCTGGATGGTTGTCTTCATCTTGATTCATTTGACTTACGTCAGTGTTTGTACATTGATCTTAAGGGAGACCTTGGAAAAAGATGTTCTGAACAGATCAAACATCTAAAGCTGCCTCATGATGCTCTTGATGGCTTCCAACATCTTGATGAAAATGTTGACGTGCCATATGATGTTACTTCTGAGTCTGAGATACATTCTGATGGTTATGATGATCCTTTCTACCATGGCGTTGATTATGaggattctgatgatgattatgatgaaggTGATGATTTGGCGAACTTATTGATGTTGAATGAGGCGATAGCTTTTATGGCTATGTGCAAGTAA
- the LOC122598835 gene encoding asparagine--tRNA ligase, cytoplasmic 1-like: MAVAESEFSERVLIRSILTRPDGGASLAGQTIKVGGWVKTGRKTGSVKEGKDQLPFAFVELNDGSCSANLQLMIYSDVASLDEVTRTGTSMHVEGVLQTPPVQTKQSIELKVSKVIHVGSSADEDPTKKYPFQKTYYPLEYLRDYLHLRPRTATISAIARIRSALAYATHTFFQKHGFLYVHTPIITTIDCEGAGEMFQVTTLINEAEKELTKSTSQEDVDVAKGVVKEKGEIIAKLKADKAEKPAITAAVAELTKAKGNLAKIEERFNMKPGIPKKYGKVDYGQDFFARQAFLTVSGQLQAETFACALGSVYTFGPTFRAEHSHTSRHLAEFWMVEPEIAFADIEGDMKCAEAYVRFLCQWLLDNCLDDMEFMVNKFDKNAIKRLQMVASTNFVRLTYTEAVTILEEAVSKGHKFERKVEWGIDLASEHEKYLTEKKFESPVIVYNYPKGIKAFYMKLNPDKKTVAAMDVLVPKVGELIGGSQREENYEVLKERMLEMGLPLEPYEWYLDLRRYGTVKHSGFGLGFERMILFATGIDNIRDVIPFPRVPGKADL, translated from the exons ATGGCCGTGGCAGAATCGGAGTTCTCGGAACGTGTCCTAATCCGATCAATCTTAACCCGACCTGATGGCGGTGCCAGTTTGGCAGGACAAACCATAAAAGTTGGTGGCTGGGTGAAAACAGGGAGAAAAACAGGGAGCGTAAAAGAAGGCAAAGATCAGTTACCATTCGCTTTCGTTGAACTTAACGACGGATCATGTTCTGCAAACTTGCAACTGATGATCTATTCCGACGTTGCGTCGTTAGATGAAGTTACTCGAACCGGCACGTCCATGCACGTGGAAGGCGTACTTCAAACGCCTCCTGTTCAGACCAAACAGTCTATTGAACTTAAGGTTTCCAAAGTGATTCATGTCGGATCTTCTGCTGATGAAGATCCGACGAAAAAGTATCCTTTTCAGAAAACATACTATCCTCTTGAGTATCTTAGGGATTATCTTCATCTTCGACCTAGAACTGCTACT ATTTCTGCGATTGCACGTATTCGTAGTGCATTGGCGTATGCAACTCACACGTTTTTTCAAAAACATGGGTTTTTGTATGTGCACACTCCGATTATCACAACTATTGATTGTGAAGGTGCTGGAGAGATGTTTCAAGTGACGACTTTGATTAATGAAGCGGAAAAGGAATTGACTAAAAGTACGTCTCAAGAAGATGTGGATGTAGCCAAAGGTGttgtgaaagaaaaaggtgagaTAATTGCGAAATTGAAGGCTGATAAAGCTGAGAAGCCTGCGATAACAGCTGCGGTTGCAGAACTCACTAAGGCGAAAGGGAATCTTGCAAAGATTGAAGAGAGGTTTAACATGAAACCTGGTATTCCAAAGAAGTATGGGAAGGTTGACTATGGTCAAGATTTCTTTGCTCGTCAGGCGTTTTTAACTGTTTCGGGCCAACTTCAGGCCGAGACTTTTGCTTGTGCACTTGGCAGCGTTTACACTTTTGGGCCAACTTTTAGAGCTGAACATTCTCATACGTCACGCCATCTTGCAGAGTTCTGGATGGTTGAGCCCGAGATAGCATTTGCAGATATTGAG GGTGATATGAAGTGTGCAGAGGCATATGTTAGGTTTCTGTGCCAATGGTTACTTGACAACTGTCTTGATGATATGGAATTTATGGTTAACAAGTTTGATAAGAATGCTATCAAACGGCTACAAATGGTTGCTTCAACAAACTTTGTACGCCTGACATACACCGAAGCAGTGACAATTCTTGAGGAGGCTGTTTCTAAAGGGCATAAGTTTGAGAGAAAAGTAGAATGGGGGATTGATTTGGCATCTGAACATGAAAA GTATCTGACGGAGAAGAAATTTGAATCTCCTGTGATTGTATACAACTATCCTAAAGGGATAAAAGCATTTTACATGAAACTCAACCCTGACAAGAAAACAGTAGCTGCTATGGATGTTCTTGTTCCTAAG GTTGGTGAACTAATTGGAGGAAGCCAAAGAGAAGAGAATTACGAGGTTCTCAAAGAAAG GATGCTTGAAATGGGGTTGCCACTTGAGCCGTATGAGTGGTACCTTGATCTGCGTCGTTATGGAACCGTAAAGCACAGTGGGTTTGGTCTTGGATTTGAGAGGATGATACTTTTTGCAACAGGAATTGATAATATTAGAGATGTAATTCCCTTCCCAAGGGTTCCAGGCAAAGCAGATCTTTGA